From Montipora foliosa isolate CH-2021 chromosome 6, ASM3666993v2, whole genome shotgun sequence, a single genomic window includes:
- the LOC138008125 gene encoding methanethiol oxidase-like: MDTTNNCCNSGPGYSTPLEAMKGPREKLMYLPCIYSNTGIEKPDYLVTVDVDPDSPTYSKVINRLPVPYLGDELHHSGWNACSSCHGDPNQRRNRLVMPSLTSNRIYIFDVETDPKAPRIHKIIEPEEVTKTGLAYLHTSHCLGSGEIMISAMGTPEGKEECGFVILDGETFNVKGRWEGSKKPGGPMGYDFWYQPRHNVMVSSEWGAPCAFSSGFKVEDVMAGKYGSRLHVWDWTTRTIEQTLDLGVGTIPLEIRFLHDPNQTQGFVGCALGSTIVRFFRNEEKTWSAETVIKVPSKKVEGWALPEMPSLITDILISLDDKYLYFSNWLHGDVRQYDITDTKNPKLVGQVFVGGSVSRDGPVKVTADSELEEQPEPCYVKGKRVEGGPQMIQLSLDGKRLYVTPSLFSVWDNQFYPNLSKKGSMLLQIDVDTVNGGLKLNPDFCVDFGDEPGGPALAHEMRYPGGDCSSDIWL; this comes from the exons ATGGATACAACTAACA ATTGTTGTAATTCTGGTCCAGGGTACTCCACTCCACTGGAAGCCATGAAAGGCCCCAGGGAGAAGTTGATGTATTTGCCTTGTATTTATTCCAACACGGGAATAGAAAAACCGGACTACCTCGTCACTGTTGACGTCGATCCAGATTCTCCTACATATTCTAAG GTCATCAATCGCTTGCCAGTTCCTTATTTGGGAGATGAGTTGCATCATAGTGGATGGAACGCCTGTAGTAG ttgTCATGGAGATCCTAATCAGAGAAGAAATCGACTTGTCATGCCTTCACTGACATCGAACAGAATTTACATCTTTGATGTTGAAACCGACCCGAAAGCTCCGCGCATTCACAAG ATTATTGAACCAGAGGAGGTTACGAAGACTGGCCTTGCTTATCTTCACACCTCACATTGTCTTGGAAGCGGAGAGATTATGATCAGTGCTATGGGAACACCAGAAGGAAAAGAAGAAT GTGGCTTTGTTATTCTTGATGGGGAAACATTTAATGTCAAAGGGCGCTGGGAAGGGAGTAAAAAACCCGGCGGTCCAATGGGATACGATTTCTGGTATCAGCCGCGTCACAACGTTATGGTCAGCTCTGAGTGGGGTGCTCCTTGTGCTTTCAGCTCGGGATTTAAAGTAGAAGACGTAATGGCTG GAAAATACGGTTCCCGCCTTCACGTGTGGGACTGGACCACAAGAACCATTGAACAAACACTTGACTTAGGAGTTGGCACTATTCCCCTGGAAATTAGATTTCTTCACGATCCTAATCAGACGCAAGGGTTTGTGGGATGTGCACTGGGCAGCACCATCGTAAGATTCTTCAGAAATGAG GAGAAAACTTGGAGTGCTGAGACGGTGATCAAAGTTCCAAGCAAGAAAGTTGAAGGCTGGGCCTTACCCGAGATGCCAA GTTTGATAACAGACATTCTTATCTCCTTGGACGACAAATATCTGTATTTCAGTAATTGGCTGCATGGAGACGTCAGACAATACGATATTACAGATACCAAAAACCCCAAATTAGTTGGACAG GTGTTTGTCGGGGGAAGCGTTTCCCGCGACGGTCCAGTAAAGGTCACGGCAGATTCAGAACTAGAAGAACAGCCTGAGCCATGTTATGTGAAGGGAAAGCGAGTGGAAGGAGGACCGCAGATGATTCAACTCAGTTTGGACGGAAAGCGACTGTATGTTACCCCGTCTTTGTTTAGTGTGTGGGACAATCAATTCTACCCTAACCTATCCAA gaAAGGAAGCATGTTGCTCCAAATCGACGTTGATACAGTGAATGGCGGACTGAAGTTGAATCCTGATTTTTGCGTTGACTTTGGTGACGAGCCTGGCGGACCTGCACTTGCCCACGAAATGCGGTATCCAGGGGGCGACTGTTCCTCTGACATCTGGCTCTGA
- the LOC138008126 gene encoding uncharacterized HIT-like protein slr1234, with the protein MALSALRRSTFFTSKLLLTAAAAISVAPRLIQADFCSDGKCSDEVEKAKVASEAAEKYRPEDSIFSRIIRKEIPADIIHEDEKAIAFRDVNPVAPKHILVIPRKPITQLAASTEDDIPLLGHLLWVAKTVAEKENLNDSGYRIVINNGRDAAQSVYHLHIHILGGRQMSWPPG; encoded by the exons ATGGCGCTGTCAGCGCTGCGAAGAAGCACGTTTTTCACAAGCAAACTCTTGCTCACAGCGGCTGCAGCTATAAGTGTTGCTCCAAGGTTAATTCAAGCCGATTTTTGTTCTGATGGAAAATGCAGTGATGAGGTTGAGAAAGCCAAAGTTGCTTCCGAAGCTGCAGAGAAGTATCGTCCAGAAGACTCAATATTCAGCAGGATTATTCGCAAGGAAATTCCTGCTGACATAATACATGAAGATGAAAAG GCTATTGCATTTCGAGATGTAAATCCAGTGGCACCAAAACACATTTTAGTGATTCCACGGAAGCCCATCACACAACTAGCTGCAAGTACAGAAGATGACATACCA CTTCTTGGCCACTTGTTGTGGGTAGCAAAGACTGTTGCGGAGAAGGAAAATTTGAATGACAGTGGGTATAGAATTG TTATTAACAATGGACGAGATGCTGCCCAGTCCGTCTATCATCTTCATATCCACATTCTCGGTGGACGCCAGATGTCTTGGCCTCCCGGTTAA